In Hemicordylus capensis ecotype Gifberg chromosome 8, rHemCap1.1.pri, whole genome shotgun sequence, the DNA window CATCCTCAGAACAAGAAGACCATCaccaggtccctgccccaaggagcataTCCTTTAGACATGGACACTGGTGGAGGCaacaaagggtggggtggaggttgAGCTGGGAGCCCAGCAGGGCTTGCTCGGAAATCGCAGCCCTGGCCGCTGGCCGCCTTGGGGGTCCAGTTCCTGCACCAGGAGCAGATTCCTCACAGCTCATTCAAAGGGGTGAAGAATtagagggcaggcaggcaagggaagcTGGGGCTGGTtgttggcggggagggggcaggaacGACTCCCTGGCCCCAGCtcaaggcagaggggagggggagggagttggggctTCTGCGGGGGTGAACCAGCCGGATCTTGGAGCCCCCTCTgctatggggcagcagtgttgcTGTGAGGACCCCCACCTGCCGGGGGGGGATGTGCTGGCCATGGCTAGACGTCAGCCCCCAGGCTCCAGCTGGGCAGGTGACGTGGCTGGCACTTTGGCTAGCTTTGCTCCACCTGGGGTGGGGCCTGATTGCTCTGGCACTTTTAGGGGCAGGAGATGCACCCGGGAGcccgccttctcctcctcttcggGGAGCAAGAGCCCCCTCCAGCTCCTGGGGCTGCCCTGCGCTAGGGGGTGGAAGGCCCCCAGCCCCACCGCTGCCCCCAGGAGTCCTACTACGGCAGGTTGGAGGGTGCAGAAGGTGGGGGcctccggctgctgctgctgccgcctccacgTCCAGGGCCAGGCAGAAGAGCCGTGCCCGGCAGGCTGCACTCTGccccctgggtggtgtggcttgCAGTCTGGCAGCCTGTTTGGCAGGCCAGCTCTGTGGCTCCGACTGAGGGGGCTGCACTTGGCCGGTCTGGCCTTTGCCAGTcgtgcgctgctgctgctgctgctgctgtggagggaATTCCTTCTGCTTCTGGGctctgcagggaggcaggcagagagcagaggaggcttcaggagcagcagtggggcagccGGAGGGGCCTCCAGGCCTTGTCCTTGAGCTGCCCCAGCATGCCCGGGGCTCGTGCCTCCGTCTTGTCCATGCCCGAGTGTGGGTGCCCCTGGGATCCTTTTTGGCTGGGCCCCCTTGAGGCCCAAAGCAGAGGCggggcctggggtggggtggggtgggggcttggaTGCTGCAGGGGtttggctgggagagagagaggcagcagcagcagcagcagcagcatctctgaGCTGGCAGCTTGAAGGTCAtctgtcagcagcagcaggaggaggaggcggcagcagaaaGGCTGTCTTGGGCTGCTGGCCTGAGGCCTTTTGGAGGGAGACCAGCAGcctctgcagagggaaaggatcCTTCCTATTTGAGCAGGATCCTGATGAAGGAAACTGGGATGGTGGGGTGAGGGTGCaagaaggggcagcagcagaggaggaccTGGCCGGCCGGCAGCCTCCTCTAATCTGGGAACTTTGCCGGGTGCTcgaactcaccccccccccagcgcttCCCAGTTCTTGTCTTCTGGGCACAAACGCTAAAGGGCTcttcttctccagactccacTGAAAGACCTTTCctagcaggcggggggggggtgtccttggGGACTCAGAGCCCCCTCCAGCCAAGGCACCGCCTGACtgcctttcttctcccccccccgccccgccaggcCTCCACTTCTGCTCCCTGTCGCTTGCTTTGGAAGTGTCGGTGGGCAAGGCTGCCATAATCTACGTGAAGAACGGCTCGGACGTGCTCCTGCCCTGCACCTTCACCACCTGCATCGGTTTTGAGAATGCGCTATTCTCCTGGACCCGCATCGTGAGCGGCAACTACACCGAAGTGGGTGCCCTGCCCTGCTTGGGGCTGGTTTGTGTGGCAAAGGAGAGCCACAGCCTCAGCCGTGTGGGCTCCATGCAggtggctgctggctgctggGCTCTCTCCTTCCTTGGCGTCTTGCTGTATCTTTCAGGGTTTCTCAGCTCGGGGTGCAAGTCGGCCACCGAGAAGGAGCCGAGGCCCCCGTCcctggagggcagcagcagcgagagagCCCTGGGGCTGACCATGCTGACCCCCCCTTGGGCCTGACGGGGGCTGTGCCCCACACCCTTTGCTCCTGCCAGGCAAAGAGAGCAGGAAGGCCCTCCTCGCTCTGTTTCCACAGCAGCCCCCAGCCTCTCCCAATAAGAGGGGCTGCTTGTGGGGCTTGCAGACACCAGGCCTGTTTGCTGTGGCAAGAGCAGAGGCCCTTCCAGGAGAGGCTGAAGTGGCCACGCCCAGCTCCTGCCCCAGAGATGGCTCACTCTGGCCCCCAGACAGGAAGTGGGGACTGGAAGGAGGGCTGGGAGCcagggcaggaggagggtggGGTTCTGAGGCAGGGGGCACCTCCTGACCCCCAGGTGGGGACTCCCTTCTCTCCGCTGGGCCTCACAACTGTTCTCCAGCTGCAGTTCTTACGGCCCTTTGAAGCCCCAAGAGGGCGCTGTTCCTCCTGAGCAATGGCcgcttttttggggggtggaggtgcaCCCCTTCCTGTGCTGCCAGTGGGGGGAGCATGCTGGGGGGCCAGGCTATTCATGGGGTTTTCCCTGCCTCAGATCTATGGAGGGTCCATCAAGAACAAAGACTCCAAGCCAGTCCCCTCCACCAAGCCCGATTACGAAGACCTGGACAAGTACGAGATGCCTGACGCCACCCACAAGGACAGGGAGTATAACATCTCCATCCTGATCCACTTTGCCGAATTCTCGGACTCCGGGAAATACAACTGCTTTGTCAAGAACCCCAAGGAGAAGAGCACGGGCAAGCACAACGCCACCATCACCCTCAAGGTGGTCGTGGAGTGTGAGTGGCTGGGCAAGGGGTcaaggggggaaggggggtggCGCTGCCCCTCTCCTTGCCCAGTGGGTGCTGGTCAGGGTTTGGGGAAGGGTCATTTCCCTGGCTCGCGGTTGGGGGATTCACTGGAGTCACAAGCCCCTTCCGTGCTGTGATGtcggggcagggggcagaggggCAGAGAGGCGCGGCTTGATTGAGGCCCCCTGGCTGGCTCAGAGTCGGGGTCCCAGGGCCACCCAGCCCCCTGCCCTCCGCTGGCCTGGGCCGTCActgcctcctctgctgcccctcccccagtGGAGAAGGTGGACAACACCCTGACGATGATCATCCTGGCGGTGGTGGGAGGCGTCATTGGGCTGCTCATCCTCGTCATGGTGACCAAGAAGCTGACCCTCTTCATTCTCAAGAAGACGCGGGAGAAGAAGTAAGTCACTTTGGCCTCTGCCCCAGACCGCCCAGAGTGtgtgtcggggggtgggggtggggggtgcgagGAGTGGGGGCAGGATCCCCTAGGACAGCCTCCCGCCCCAGTGGGACCCCAGGGGCCAGCTGTGTGCTCCATGCagagggtgcggggggggggccctgaggactggcagggaggctcctgggCTTCCTTTGCCACCTGGCTGCGCTgcactccaacccccccccccgccctggctCCCCCGCAGGGtctgcctgctgctccctgcctgccgccttggacGCCTTCGGCcacaagccgggggggggggcgagggccGAGCACTCAGTGAGTTGTGGAAGGGGTCCAATCCCTTCTCCTTACGGTCAGCCGCTGGGTCCGGGGCTGAGGCCTCCAAGCCCTGCGGAGGGCTGCTGGCTGCTAGGGCTCTGCCTGGCCTCAGCGGAGCCCCCTTGGGCctggggctgctgggggagcAGAGGGGGTGGCTGGCGCCCCTGCGAGGGCCTGGCGGGGCTGGGGACGGTGATGGCTCGCCTCTTCTCTGCCGCCACTGCAGGGAGTGCCTGGTCAGCTCCTCAGCCAACGACAACACAGAGAACGGGCTGGCTGGCTCCAAAGCGGAACAGAAATCTGCCCCCAAGGCCTGAAGCCccagcccaggaggaggaggaggaggaggaggaggaggaggaagagcggatgTCCCGCCTGGCTCTCGAGTGCGAGGCGGAAGAAGCCGCCGCGGGgaggggaggcggcagcggcagcccgAGGAGTCTTTGCTGCCCAAGCTTGATGCTCGAGACACGGCTATATCACACCGCTACCTGCAACCAACGCTGCTGCTTCTGAGAACTGACGGGGAGGAGGACCCTTttgggcgggcaggtggggaggggctcTGTGGTCAGGAGGGCGAGGAAGCCCCACTGCGCCGGGTGAGCCTGAAGATgggctggggcaggagggggggcagcgggggggcacCATGCCAGGACCTGGCTCTCCTCCGGGACGGTGGGCGTGGGCAGAGGGGCCCTCCTCTTCAGCCCAGCTGCCTCGGGAGCTGGAGCCTCCGTGCAGGGCCAAGGGTGAGGGGCCTGCAGCACCGCTTGGGGCCAGTCACCTCTGCTTGCACCTCTGCTGGAGGCTGCTCGTGGCCCTGCAGCCTGGGGGCGGCAAGAGGCGCTGAGCACCGCTTCTTCGGCTTCAGGAGGAGGGTGTGGTGATGCTGGAGGGGAGGCAGCAGGGCGGCCCCTGCGTGTCTTAGGCTCCAGGGGGGCACAGCGCCCTCTGCTCCTCAGGAGGAGGTcggcctcccctccacccccagcagctctTCCCCCGCCATGGGGCAGCCCTTCTGCTCTCCAGCCCCTCCCTTCGAGCCCTGCGCTTGCTGTCCTGGCCCTGGCCTCTTCCTCCTGGCCAgaggagcccccccgcccccccgcatcAACTTCCCGTCTGGGCTTTGTTATGCAGggcagggtcccccccccaccccgcgccaCCAGAGCCTCAGAGGGAGGGGGGCCCTGGAGGCCTGCTATATCTTTGACAGTAATGTATGTAGCTTTGGGTAAGGCAAGAGTTgcatagagagagagatattcagcATTGGCTGCAGTgacggatgatgatgatgatgatgatgatgatgatgatgatgatgatgatggcaagAATCATAGTTGCAGCAGCACAGACAAACCTCACATTTCACTCACCAGACCTGAGGACGTCCCTCCTTCACGCAGACATCCCTGCTTGTGCTGACTCACCTTGGAGTGGGCCAGACTCCAAGAACGAGTTGGGCTTGGGCTTGGCCAGgacagaggagtgtgtgtgtgtgtgtgtgtgtgtgtgtgtgtgtgcgcgcacacgtcctggctgcagagggaagcttCTCGGCTTCACCTCTCCCAAAGGGCCTCCTTCAGAGTCCCACTTCCAAGGAGGCCTCTTCCTGGCACCCTTCTCCTGATCACCCCACCGCGGGAAGGTGGGTTTCCTCCGGGCCAGGCTGGTCCCAGGAGCTCAGGCTTGGGCTGCCTGCCATCTCCGCAGTCTCTCAGGACGCGCCTCTTTCCAGGAGGCCCCTCGCCCccttgctgcttctgtgggggGCAGGTGTTGCTCTGCCTTCCGTAGGCGACTTTCACGCCGGAGGGAACATGCCTGAGCAGAGAGTGGAGGCGGCGTCTGGATCTCAGCAGAACGCCCTCCTCTCTCTGGCTTCGGAGGCCTCATGACTGGGACCCTGACTGGGGTGCAGACTTCCTGACCCCCTCTAAGCACAACCGCTTCTGCCCCTTGGAGGAGGCCGCTCTTGCTCTCTCCCCGCTtggccccagcccccccccccccgcgcgacTGGCCTGCTGCTGCGTCTCCATCCCTGGCCTGTCTTGCTCGCTCTCTTCCTGGGCTCCCTCCCAGCCCGCAGAGGGAAAGCAGGGGCAGGCGGCTGGGCCCTGGAGGCGTCAGCCCAGGCTTGtcaacactgacaggcagcaacttTCCCAGGTTCCACTCAGGGGTCCTGCctaggcctgcctggagatgctgccaccaggGAGTGCACCTGGGACCTCCTGTGGGCCAAGCAAAGGCTGCTGCGCTGCGGTTCAGGAGCAGCTCCAAAGCTGCCAGCAAGAGAAGCCCtttacattggggggggggtgcttgtggCAGGGTGGGGCAGCGGCAGGCCCCGAGGCCTTGCCCCTCCAGCATCACCCGGGAGTCGGCCAGAGAGCTGCCCTGGCGGCAGTCGGGCCCCGCTGAAGCCAGGGTTGTCTTGGGACCCCTCCCTGTGCCCCCCTTGGGAAGCTGGCCCAGCAGGTGGGTTCTCACTGGGGGTGTTCTGGGGACTTGGTGTTCCATGTTGTCGGATCTGGACCGGGGCGGGAGGCAGGAATCGGCTGCCGCAGGGAGTCACTGGCCCAGCCCCTCGCGGACTCCTCGCTCGCGTGGGCCAATGCAGACTCCACGTTGCCTCCCCCTTTCCCAGGGGGCTAGAAACTCTTCTTGGCAGACTTTGGGATGCTGAGCATTGCCAGCTCCTGCGCCTGCAGCCCCCCAGAGGCCACCTGCTGTTGTGCTGGGCGGCCACGACGGGCCAGTGGAGGAGGGAAGCCTagccacacgcacacacacctcccccccccgtgcGCTAATCTGGATGCCTGCAAGTGCCTTTTCCTTTCTCATCCATCTCCATCGGCACAAAGCTCGGAAGGGGAGGGCGGTGGAGCAGAAAGaccagggcgcagctcctccacgGGCCTTTGGGGTGGCGCTGGGGTCGCTCCATCCCGACTCTGTGCCTCAGTCTCCCCAAGCGCACATGGGGGGCAATAATAATATTCTCGACTACCtctcaggagggagggagggagggaggcggtggtggcTCCAGCCGGGAGCATCCTCAAGGGCTTGGGGGGAGCTGCCCCGGTCTTGCTCTGGCAGCATCTGGGCTGGctgcttgctctccccacctcccgccCTGGCTTTGCTGAGGGGGCACCACGtctgggggctgctgggagccctgcccccccccgcctggccTGGGCTTCCTCCCGCTTCCCCCTCCCCGGAGGTCTGAACAGCAATAACcatcaaaccaaggcagaccggGGGGGGCAGCCTCCTCGGGTCAAGAaatgctctccccctccctgcaaaacaGTGAATCCAAAGAACaagcctcctcccctcccccgcttgCCTCCGGCCAGGTGGAAGGACTACCCGGCTCAGGCAGGCCTGGCATGCTGCGGATGAAGCGCCAGCCCCTGGGAGCCTCAGAGCCGctcggagggagggggagcattgccccccaccccgtgccATGGCCTTGCCAGAAGCAGCTTTTGTGCCAGGCCAGGCCTTGCTCCCGGGACACTCCTGCTGCCCTCCCCAGCTGTTGCGAGGGAGAGGGAGGGCGGCTGAGCCAAAGGCCCCCCCTTCAGGCTGCTGCCacgccccctcccccttttgaaGCCTCCTCCGGGAGGAGAGGAGCGCGGAGGTTCTGCCACCTCTGGTCAGCCAAAGGCGCCTGCAAGCCCGtcgcctggcctggcccggcttCCTCTGGATGCCCGCCTGGGCTCAGGGGCGCCTCCTCCTCGGGCGGGGGGGGTTATGCAGGGGGCTCTTGCTGtggccccacccccaggcccGCCTGCACAAGCCGCTTCTGCCCcaaagcctccctccctcccccggggcccttctccccccccagaggcaactggCGGATGGCCCGGACTCTGCCTGCATGTGTGCGCAAGTGGCAGGCTtgcgtggaggaggaggaggaggaggaggaggaggaggaggccggttgcgggggccacgcaggagtgctgccgccgctgccttggagggcccccccactcctctctttTGCACTGTCTCCAGCTGTAGTTGGCTTCTTTGCCTTGAATGAAATACAAGTGTATGTTTGCTACTACAGCGGCTCCTTCCGGGTTCCTTtcttggaggggtgtgtgtgtgtgtgtgcgtgcgtgcgcgcacatGTCTTGGTGACACCGGCCTTAGGGATGTGTGTGCCTGCAAGGTGCAGGGCTTGGGCACTCCGCCCCACCACGGCCGTGCCTGCCTCAAAGGAGCCTCCACGGAAAGGCATGTCCAGCCACTGGAGTGGATGCTTCCTGCTGCACCCCGCTGGGCTGGTGCCGCctgcctgctgtgctgctgcccaggaaATGCAGCTGCTCATCAGAGCtttgatggggtgggtgggtggtcagGGGGCTGCCAGACCTCTAGGCTTGTTCCCTGGCATGGCCAGGTGTTCTGGGACCACCTGCATTGTCTTTGGTGGTGGCCATAACTCCAgggaggcctgcctgcctgcctgcctccctcctctttGCCAGATGTGCTCAGTGGCCTCCCtagagccccccctccccagaccaGTGACTTGCCCTCTGCCACCCCCAGAGCTAACATGAAGGAAAGGAGCTTTGCACCTCTTGGAGTGGTGGGCTTTGAGGTTGCCCCTCAAGCTGGATCAAGAGTGCCCtcccccagggctcccttccagcgatgatgatgatgatggtggtggtggtggtggtggtggtggtggtggtggcggggtgtgtgtgggctcACTAAGGAGAAATCCACTCCCCTTTTCCTTTGTGAAATCGTTTCGCCGGTGGGGCAAAGCTCTTCTCCCAGACACACACTTTGCCCCCTCGGATTTCtttccaagccccccccccgcgagtAGCTTCATGAAGCCACCCAGAAGCACAGCCCCGCCTGACCCTGCAGTGCAAAAGATTCCGCCCTTTATTCCAAGGAAGAGGCACCGGCCCAAGTGGGGTCCAGATCGTCCCAAGTCCCTCGCCGTGAACTGCAGCTCCTTGGAAAGTGCACCCAGCCTGGCTCCCCCGGTTCAGCGAAGGGGGCCACCAAGGAGCAGAGGGGCGCTGCTGGCAGGGTGGGGGCCGTGctggggccccctccctccctccaccagcccaGCCTCCGCCTTCCCTCTGGGGTCCTCCTCAGCAGTGCTGGCAGAGGACTCCTTGCGGCTCGATCCCTCCAGCAGGTCTTCAGAGCTCGGACTGCAAAGAGAAAGGCACCCTCCTGTCCAAGAGGAGaagcagggggggcgggggggcggcaagAAGCCCCTCCCAGggccaaggcaggcaggcagttgcctcgggggggggggcggggcagggaggagagggcagcACTGACCTTGCGCACTGTGTAGATCCAGTTGAGGTAGGCCTGCACCTTGGTGTAGACGCCGGGGGTGGTGGGGCTCCCGCAGCCGTGGCCCCAGCTGACAACCCCCACCACCTGCCAGTGGGTCTGCTTGAGCATCAGCGGCCCTCCGCTGTCGCCctgggcagggagagaggctgCAAAGGTCAGGAGGGGGACGGGAAGAGGGACCCACAGCCTCTTCAGGGGACAAGGGGGAGAgacaccagctgctgctgctgctgctgctgggctggccgAGACACTGGGCAGAGGCCCCGCTCCTCAGGCCCACCACGCCTTGCCTCGGAGGGTCCCGGTGCTCTCCCAGGCTGCTTGTGGGAAGGGTGGCCCAAAGCCCCCCCCTTAGAGTCTTGGGAAAGGGGGGCcagtctccccccccgcccggccctGCTGCCTGGCTGTGCTAGCCCTCCAGCCCAATGGACCTGGCAGGTGTCGGCCCCGCCCTGGCCTGCGCAGAGCATCTTCTCCGTGACCTCGCCCTGGTAGGCGTCCTCCGCGTTGCAGGtgctgctgtcaatcaactcCACCTCTGCTTCCTGCAGCCTCTCGGACAGCTCACCTGGCAGAAGAGAGAAAAAGCCTcacctgggggggagggggggctgatcTCTCGGAGCAGAGGGGAGAAGCAAGACCTTCCTGCAGAGGGGCTCAGAgctgccacggggggggggcaggcgggggggggcagcagcagccaaagtgCAGTCCTTGCAGTCGGGCTTTGCAGCCCAGGAAGATGAGCCTCTGTGTCTGTGTGGGTGTCTCCCCGGCTCGGCCCCGCCCTGCAGCAGAACAGCCCGTGGTCTCCTGTGGGCCGGCTCTGGCTGGGCTGCCCCCGGGACTCCACGCTGCCCACTGCTCCTCTTGCCCCCATTCGGCTGGCCTCTGGTTGGCAATGCCAGGGCTGCATCAGGATGGAGGCCGCTCGCTTGGCCAGCCACCTGGCCCGCCCGCTGCTTCCTGGCTGCAGATCCCCTGCTCCCCCCGCCTTGGGCCTGAGCAATGGGGAGCCGGGAGCCACGGGCCTGGTGTCTCCCccgtgtggggggtggggggaggcactccTCGATGCCAGCCGCCTGCAGAGGCTGATGGCAGAGCCGGCCCTGCCCACAGAAGGGCGTGGCACGTGGGGCGTGTGCCAAGCCGGTTCCAGCGCAGGGGAGCAAACTCACCATCCTGCTTGGTGTACCCCCAGCCTGCGACCCACAG includes these proteins:
- the SCN4B gene encoding sodium channel subunit beta-4 isoform X1, which codes for MAGGARGASCWLGAAALMGLHFCSLSLALEVSVGKAAIIYVKNGSDVLLPCTFTTCIGFENALFSWTRIVSGNYTEIYGGSIKNKDSKPVPSTKPDYEDLDKYEMPDATHKDREYNISILIHFAEFSDSGKYNCFVKNPKEKSTGKHNATITLKVVVELEKVDNTLTMIILAVVGGVIGLLILVMVTKKLTLFILKKTREKKECLVSSSANDNTENGLAGSKAEQKSAPKA
- the SCN4B gene encoding sodium channel subunit beta-4 isoform X2, producing MFAFSVASGLHFCSLSLALEVSVGKAAIIYVKNGSDVLLPCTFTTCIGFENALFSWTRIVSGNYTEIYGGSIKNKDSKPVPSTKPDYEDLDKYEMPDATHKDREYNISILIHFAEFSDSGKYNCFVKNPKEKSTGKHNATITLKVVVELEKVDNTLTMIILAVVGGVIGLLILVMVTKKLTLFILKKTREKKECLVSSSANDNTENGLAGSKAEQKSAPKA